One window of the Daphnia pulex isolate KAP4 chromosome 8, ASM2113471v1 genome contains the following:
- the LOC124199633 gene encoding uncharacterized protein LOC124199633 → MFRHFCFMLFSMPIEDQEVMKKAVSQLTAAFEKHLRLKNFQKKEVDDELKELKEVVKRDSSLRLFVKRIGLSVPLEDIKETFSVYGKVMMVRENSNAGLSRSVTITFYSRDAVLAALNDPLPVLLNSVALKVTAWRPEEEVDPLGASGATCKPESTRQ, encoded by the exons ATGTTCAGACATTTCTGCTTTATGCTGTT TAGTATGCCCATTGAGGATCAGGAAGTCATGAAGAAAGCTGTAAGTCAACTAACGGCTGCGTTTGAAAAGCATCTCCGTCTCAAGAATTTCCAGAAGAAAGAAGTTGATGACGAGTTAAAGGAACTGAAGGAAGTGGTTAAACGAGATTCTTCCCTACGTCTGTTCGTGAAAAGAATCGGGCTGAGTGTGCCCCTCGAGGATATAAAG gaaacatTTTCGGTTTACGGCAAAGTGATGATGGTAAGAGAGAATTCTAACGCCGGATTGAGCCGCTCCGTAACAATAACGTTTTACTCAAGGGATGCTGTTCTCGCTGCTTTaaat gATCCACTTCCAGTTTTACTGAATTCCGTTGCCCTCAAAGTTACCGCTTGGCGtcccgaagaagaagtcgacCCACTTGGTGCTAGTGGCGCCACTTGCAAGCCTGAAAGCACCCGCCAATAG